A stretch of DNA from Bactrocera neohumeralis isolate Rockhampton chromosome 6, APGP_CSIRO_Bneo_wtdbg2-racon-allhic-juicebox.fasta_v2, whole genome shotgun sequence:
TGACACCGTTTGTGGAACAGCGGGGTATGTTCCCGCTGGACCTGCACCTACTGGCTGAGCACCTGCTCCTGGCCGATATCCTGTTCCTGGTTGTAAGCCTGCTCCTGGTTGTTGTTCAGCACCTGGTTGATAACCTGCTCCTGGCAGATATCCTGTTCCTGGTTGTAATCCTGCTCCGGGTTGTTGTTCAGCTACTGGTTGATAACCTGCTCCTGGTTGATAACCTGCTACTGGCTGGTATCCTGTTCCTGGTCGTAATCCTGCTCCGGGTTGTTGTTCAGCCCCTGCTTGATAACCTGCTCCTGGCTGATATCCTACTCCTGGTTGTAAGCCTACTCCGGGTTGTTGTTCAGCTCCTGGTTGATAACCTGCTCCTGGTTGATATCCTGCTCCTGGTTGATAACCTGCTCCTGGCTGATATCCTATTCCTGGTTGTAAGCCTGCTCCGGGTTGTTGTTCAGCTCCTGGTTGATAACCTGCTCCTGGTTGATATCCTGCTCCAGGTTGATAACCTGCTCCTGGCTGATATCCTGGTCCTGGTTGTAAGCCTGCTCCTGGTTGTTGTTCAGTTCCTGGTTGATAACCTGCTCCTGGTTGATATCCTGCTCCAGGTTGATAACCTGCTCCTGGCTGATATCCTGTTCCTGGTCGTAATCCTGCTCCGGGTTGTTGTTCAGCCCCTGATTGATAACCTGCTCCTTGCTGATATCCTGTTCCTGGTTGTAAGCCTGCTCCGGGTTGTTGTTCAGCTCCTGGTTGATAACCTGCTCCTGGTTGATATCCTGTTCCTGGTTGGTAACCTGCTCCTGGCTGATATCCTGTTCCTGGTTGTAAGCCTGCACCTGGTTGTTGTCCAGATCCTGGTTGATATCCTGCTGTTGGGTGATATCCTATACCTGTGCCTACTCCGGGTTGTAGTCCAGCACCTGGTTGTGCATCTGCTCCTGGTTGAGGACTCACTTGTGGTTGGTAACCTACACCCGGTTGCAAACCTGCACCAGGTTGCAAACCTGCACCAGGTAGCAAGCTCGCTCCTGGTTGATATCCTGCACCTGGTTGTAATTGAGCACCTTGTTGATACCCTACCCCTGGTTGATAACCAGCACCAGGATGAGCTCCCGGACCGCCAATGACATCTGGGGCATAAATTCCACTAGGCCCAGATGGAATACCAGATACTCCACTTCCAGGTTGCCAATAAGATCCAGTTGGATGAGTGCTTACAACTGGTCCAGTTGGCTGACCTCGTGTAACACCACCTGTCGGGATACCAGCTTGACCAGATCCAGGAGCTTGACCGATTGGACTGGGGCCGTAGATTTGAGATCCCGAGGGAATACCAACTCCTGGAGCTTGCACACCAATTGGTTGAGGTCTGCCACCAGTTTGAATACCTGTGGTTCCTGGCGCATAACCACTTTGTGGCCTTGACCCCGTAATAGGTCCCAAACCGGGGGAATAAGCTTGACCCGAACTTAAATCTACACCTTGTTGAATACCACCACCAGGCCTTGAGCTAACCGTCGTACCTATACCAGGTCCATAAATACCACTGGGTGGTGCACCACCACCAATCCCACCTCCCGGTGGCGCAGGTTGACGGCCTGGTTGCGGTACATATAATCCACCAACCTGACCGGGTTGTAAACCGCCACCAACACTTGTGTAAGTTGGCTGTCCGGTTATTTGTGGACCACCTTGTACAAGTGCTCCAGGCCTTTGATCAGCAGCTGATCCGACCACTCCTGTCCCTGGTTGACCAGTAGGAAGGCCAGCACTGGGAGCATACGCACCTCCATGTACAACTTGGCCACCAATTTGCTGACCAGGTCTTGTAGCTCCTTCTACTCTAGGACCACCAATTTGTCCAGTACCATATCCACTACCTGGCCCCAAAGCGCCACCAGGCTGCACGCTCTCTGGTTGTCCATAAATTGCTCCAGGTCTCACAATAGCTCCTGCTTGAGGTCCTCCACCAGCTCCTGTGCCACCAGTTCCAGTTGGTTGACCGATTCCAGGTCCATAAGATGTCCCGGGTCTAGCTCCCGGCCTTATAATCGCACCTGGTTGAACACCAGCATCTGAGCCAGGAGTTGAGGGTCCAGGTCCAATGGGTTGACCACCAACACCAGGTTGTCGTCCGATACCAGCTATTCCACCAGGTCCAACGGGTTGACCACCAGTGCCAACACCATAACCGGCACCAGGTTGTCGCCCAATACCGCCAACACCTCCAGGTCCAATGGGCTGACCAGCAGTACCAACACCATAACCGGCACCAGGTTGTCGCCCAATACCGCCAACACCTCCAGGTCCAATGGGCTGACCAGCAGTACCAACGCCATAACCAGCGCCAGGCTGTCGCCCAATACCGCCCACGCCTCCAGGTCCAACAGGCTGTCCAACAGTACCAACACCATAACCGGCACCGGGCTGTTGTCCAGCAGTAGGGCCTCTTGCACCTAGACCTCCAGGGCCACTAGGCTGTACACCGCCAGGAGCCAAAACACCCCCTTGCCTCAATGTGCCAGCAGCTCCAGGACCCCCAATTGTAGTAGTACCTGCAGTGCCAGGAATGATTCTCAAGGCATCTGGCCTACCACTACCGCCAACATAAGTGAGGGGATCGGGAGAACCCGCGGGATATTCTAAATTAAATATGTGGGTATATTAACTAAGGTATCATGTACCAGTATTGTTAAACATAACTTACCATAAGTGGGACTTGATGCACAATCACTGCAATCTCCCATTGAGAATTGACTCTGTGCTTGTCCCATACCATGGCTTCCAGCTAAATTTGTAgatttaatcatttatttatgtaactatatataatttttctggaGTTCATACAAACTGTTGTTCTAGATCCGTGTTCATTAGCCTCTGCTTCAGCTTTGCCATCCTGTTCTGGTTTTCCAAAATTGAGATACTGAGATTGCGTCTGACCACGCATACTTAAAGGAGAACATAAAATGATTTacgttattttaatttatatctcGACGATGAAACTTACTATCCTCGTCCGCTTCGCTTTGATCTATCCAAATCAAGTTGATCATTATCAACCTCGTAATTCGATTCCGGCACGCTTTCATCTAATGACGCCTGAAACATAAggttaaaatgtattttaagaaCTATGCGAACACcgtcatgtatgtatatctagtaAATGTAATGCATAACTtcacttttaaaatataattaaggaCTCAATAAAGCTATGCAAGACATGGGTGGTCCCGATAgagttacttttttcaatatccttGTTTTGACaagtgagtcgtgtcaagcgtTCATGTTcattttgttcagtattgtatGACATTTCATCAAGAAAAGACTTACggctgaacaacgtttacaaatcgtttaactttattacgaaaatgcacgttctgtaaagaatgttttttgcgccttcgctcaacttataatcaacataatcggcctactgagcgtactattcgccatcttgagacccagaattcattattggataatattcggccGAACGGACGTGGTATAGTCCAgcaagcagtgaagaaaatatagcaaccgtagctgagagtgtacacgaagccCATGGTGAGTCGATTCGGCGTACATGACTGTCGGATGGAACGACTCCGCGCATttcacgtcgagatcttaaattgaaagcgtacaaaatacagcttgtgcaataattgaagccactcgaccttcTCAATCGACATCGCTACGCTTTATGGgctttattgagagaacactttggtgagcagataacttaacgttttgggccggtcgattggtcaccaagatcgtgtgatatcgcaccgttatgtatgtatatgtaaagcctaaagtctatgcagcCAATCCGCTTCTATTCAGAACTCTATagataatctgcaaaaaataaatgtcaaagaattttctttcgaatgataataatcaTTCCCCATTAAACTTGAAGCTTCTGTGTTTTTCATTAAAACAGTAGGAACCTCGAGATAGATCATCCTTTATTAAATTCGTGTATTACTACTTTGAAGTACGTTTTGAAAATAGGAAACATTTAAAGATCCTCATTTTTGTGTTGACCAAAATAACTAGCTCTCTTTTATGTTAGGGGAAATCCTTTTCACTTGTACGTGGATTTGTTTCTAATACCTGGATTCATTACCACATTAAAGCAGCTTAATGGGAAATTGAGAGACTCCAATTCCaattcaaaacaagtaaggaagggctaagttcgggtgtcaccgaacattttatactctcgcatgataaagtgataatcgagatttcattatacgtcatttacatatttttcaaataccgtattttttaaagttttattccgctatcatcattggttcctaatgtatatactcgtattatacagaaaaggcatcagatggaattcaaaatagcgttatattggaagaaggcgtggttatgaaccgatttcacccatatttcgcacatgtcatcagggtgttaagaaaatattatataccgaatttcattgaaatcggtctagtagttcctgagatatggtttttggtccataagtgggcgagaccacgcccattttcaatttttaaaaaaagcctgggtgcagcttccttctgcaatttcttccgtaaaatttagtgtttctgacgttttttgttagtcggttaacgcacttttagtgattttcaacataaccttttatgggaggtgggcgtggttattatccgatttcttccatttttgaactgtatatgggaatgcctaaagaaaacgactctgtagagtttggttgacatagctatagtagtttccgagatatgtacaaaaaacttagtagggggtggggccacacccacttttccaaaaaaaattgcgtccaaatatgcccctccctaatgcgattctttgtgccaaatttcactttaatatctttatttatggcttagttatgacactttatagcttttcggtttccgccattttgtgggcgtggcagttggccgattttgcccatcgtcgaacttaaccttcttatggagccaaggaatacgtataccaagtttcatcatgtctcaatttttactcaagttacagcttgcacggacggacggacagacggacggacggacagacagacatccggatttcgactctactcgtcgccctgatcactttggtatacataaccctatatctgactcttttagttttaggacttacaaacaaccgttatgtgaacaaaactataacactctccttagcaacattgttgcgagagtataaaaaatgaatatttcgCAACAAAAACTTtactgaattaattaaattaaataattatgttttgttaacataattacaaacaattatttttctgtttttttgtcaAGAAGACATCAAATGTAGTTTGCGTTTGtcttttgtgttatttttaaagttgttgATATGTGGCTGAAGCATCTATATCAAACTGTCTTTTTTAAACTCCTGTCCTAACTTTCAATAAATTGGTCCAAATTTCAAAGttcgaagtttttaacacccagaaggaagcgttggaggccctataaagtataaatataaatgatcagtatgttgagcttagtcgatttagccatgttcgtctgtctgtatatatacgaactagtccctctgtttttaagatatcgttttgaaattttgcaaacgtcattttctcttcaagaagctgctcatttgtcggaactgccgatatcggaccactataacatatagctgccatacaaactgaacgatcggaatcaagttcttgtatagaaaacttttacatttgacaatgtatcttcacaaaagttggcacaggttattttctaagtcaacaatgtaatctcgaagaaaattgttcagatcggctaactatagcatatagctgccatacaaactgaatgatcgaaatcaaatgcttgcatgggaaacctcctcatttgacgatatatcttcacgaaatttggtatgagttattgttcataggaataatattatatcgaaagaaattgttcagatcggcttgctatagcatatagctgtcatacaaaccgaacgatcggaatcaagggcttgtatggaaaactttcgcattttatgtggtatcttcacgaaatttgtcatgaaTTACTGCTtcaggtaataatataatctccgcaaaaattgttcaaattgcttccatgcaaactgaacacatagttactcaacgaaatgcacctgtgaagggtatattagcttcggtgcagccgaagttaaagttttttcttgtttgaattAATGTGTGTATGGAATCGCAATTTAGGGGTATCCACGATTTGAAATAAAAGAGCACAAATCAGTAATCAAAGTCCGGCTATACCTATAACTAAATCTAGTGTGTGCCGAGGTCACAATATCTGGAAATTTGAAATGGTGAATTTAAATATAGAACAACTAGGTGTGGTAATATCAGTAATTTAgtaataaaacagaaatttataaaaagcaacTATGACagcaatattttagaaattgaaaGAATATAAAAACTTATATAAGCAAACTTTTAGTGGGATCTCCTGTTTTTTCAGACATTGAGTACTTTTTTCAGATTTCAACTTTATGATTGTGACACTCGCAAATAACGTCAATAAAACTAGTTTAAAATTCGATGTGAAGGggctttttacaaaaattgtgaGGTTAGTAGTATTGACTTGACAGTTAAGTCAAAATAATGATGTATGAATGAGCGTTGACCGCCGCACATAGGTTTCTTAGTGCATACTGCGGCTAAAAATATAAGGAGTTGTCGCAGGACAATGACATTTGGTACATCATTGTTTTGGAttccaatcaagaaaaaaatgaaaaaaatcaaaatcacgcccccttttttacgcccacctcccatataaggtgaaacttaatttttgacctacagcactgatttttggtacatagcatttttatgacattatatatgttggtgttaaatgaccacctcccatacaaactaaattctcttttatcgaatcttcgtgacattctaattttttaaattttatttagtagtAGAAAAATGTTTAGTACGGACGAAGACATTAATAAGTGATGCAACACATCTTGTTAGTGGATAAGTCCAATTCTTCTGGAATGATACAATACAtccttgttatatatatattgcatacttttgggcggtaACATGCCATTTTAGAGTaactcattgtttttttcaaggggggcaatttggggcagctcaattttttttatcgtttagcTGGCTTTAATTCGGTATATGTATGTCGACAGCGGTAGACAGCGCTAAAAAGATACCACTTTGaagaacattgaaattttgaagtccaaattatgttgttccacaatattttttatgcattatttttttcaatggattttaatgcaaatttttttctttgatacatattataaatgaaaaataattttagttgaattttgttttattgtatcaatgatttgacttttgagtaaattttttgctaattttgattTCTCCACTCACCAAGAGCAGTTCTGGACAAAAAACTAATGCAAAGAATAATACTTTGGTAAAATAAAGATAGTTGGTAAcaaactgtgaaattttcattcaaatcaaacggccatttttgaatttcagccacGGAAATCCCAATGTGCGCCGTTCGAATTTTTAGGACCATCTGCATCGATAGTGAAAGTATCGCAAACAACTGAAATCGGACAGAAACTCGCAATTTAAGTGCAAACAATATACTTGGAGATTCTACAAATACTTCACTTatgcttttaaaatttagtatCATATTAAGCATATTTTCCTCATAAgagaaaaatcaataaatagttgtttataaaattttttgggtatttcacgaaattatataaatttttttggggttctATAATTTCACAATACATCATGCACGCCgaagttaaaaatatgtaaagtgttTTCACTCAGTATCCATTTAACTATGTCAACCAAGGTCGGTAGAAACATTTCGTTTAACTTGTTATGCCAcagtgtaaaaataaataaatggttaTGCTCTCAACTACTTTATCTTATTTGGTtcataaaatgtgaaataaatttttatgatagtttgaaattgttaaaaagcAGAAGTTATTGTGGCTTCTATTTTCCTTATAACGAATGCTATTAGCTTCGAAAGTCATTAGCTTATTTTCACCTGAAACCTTTCttcttaaattaattgaaatcggTGCACAATTTTTCTAGATTCCATATACTAAATGTGAGATatctaaatgaaattaaatgacaTGTCTCCATGACCGCTCTGTGATTCAATACTACAGTTATTATGTTATACTTTTACTAAATACAGTTTTTTCTTCCAGTTCGTCCAGTTgatcttatgtatgtatatatatccaGTAAATTTTATGTAGTCTAATAGAATTAAATCGATGTTTTCTAGGGcatgttttaatttattcagaAATCGTTGCAGATTTTCATATAGTCCCCTTTAGCCAATATAAAcaatttcgaacttccggttgctttgtaccgcatatactgtttccaaaaaataaggtgacatttgaatttaaactgcgcgcgtcaaaggatttggagaattatttttttttaggttggcaGTACTGTCAGtaacatttatgtcaaatttcatgtcaaaatattgattagtgtttgagatacgtgtcgtaaaagtgagtttttcgttttttgcgatgtcgaaatttgttgagcaaagaatttgcattaaattttgtttacggaatcaattttctgctgcggatacgttgaggatgatgcagaaagcctttggtgatgaggctatgtctaaaaaaaattgtttacaagtggtatagtgagttccaagccggccgtgaacgtgtcgaagacgaagagcgtccagggcgaccatcaacctcaaccgacgaagctcacgttcaacaaatcaaagatttggtgtggaaaaaccgtcgattaacaattagagaccttgctgatgaagttggcatatcgaaaggctcagccaataccattttgaaggatattttgggcctcaagcgcgtcaaatctcgactggtaccgaaaacattgaattttttggaaaaaaggcgtcgcgttgaagtgtgtgaaacgatgctttccgactaccagggtgtcatgaaacgcattataactggcgatgagacttggatctatgcttacgatcccgaaacaaccgatcaatcgagcgaatatcgtgccaaaagagagccgagaccaaaaaaatcgcgccaaagtcgctcaaaaatcaaggtcatgttgactgttttcttcgattatcgtggtgttgtgcattatgaattccttccaatcggtcaaacagtcaacaaggaatattatttgaacgttatgcgtcgtttgcgtaacgctatccgcctaaaaaggccggaattgtggaaagacaattcttggtttttacaccacgataatgcaccatcccatactgccctcgtaattcgtgatcaaaAAACTCAACTCATATCGTTCcgcacctgatctggcgccgagcgatttctggctattcaccaagctcaaaagaccgctccggggacaccgtttttatacgatagaggagattcaagccacagcgaagacggaactgcaGGCCATCCCGGCAAGTGaatacaaccagtgtttcgaagattggaaaacccgttggcataagtgctttgcatcgggaggggattactttgaaggggattgaattgatttggaagaataaataaggaattttcaaaataaatactatgccaccttattttttggcattgtatcggccaatatgtgcgttatctcaatgaaaattagagAGCGTGTCTTCTCATAATGTtgtatatttgtgcctaaaattaaTACGATTTGGTGAGAACTTAACCTAGCCTTAACTTAACCtaggtatcttaatgaaacccagcCCAGAAACTGGACGATACtacccccaactcccatatgctacataaaacaattttcgttttctAACAAGTTTTTTgccgaataaaaaaataaacaccaAAAAATTTTCTCGAGTATATCTGAGTTatcaaaattaatgcaatcagcTCATCTCTTACTCTGTCCCCAAAATACCCCATAAAATGATTACGGTCTTGCCACCGGTATTTAAACTGTTCGGTTTGGCCAAAGTGTGTTATATTTCAATGAAACTAAATTAAcaagttttctcaaaaattatgtGGTTTAGCGCTGAATTAGAATGAAattggtatgtatgtacctcatatccctaatataaTGATATCCTCTGGTTAATGTTTTCCACATCAACTCAATATACTAAATTTAGACTTTTCGGTCGAGTTGATATGACACATCTCACATTTGAAGacgtttttacataaatttagctaacaatttcattaaataatagaTGATTGATTCTTTCGCAATattttaatactcttgcaacatgttgctgcagaaTATGGAAGTTTTGTTCACCGAACAGTTGTTCGTATCACATataactaatcgagatagatatagagttatatacatataatgatttgtcaaaaaagtcttgcggtatttttattgaattttttttttctttattgaaatttaaatgaatttttgatgaatcatgcccagctcttgaccgatgctacgaatgctactatgccggtctctttcgaccaattcagcgattttatcgcaattttcgacgacaggccttccggagcgtggcgcatcttcgaccacctctacaccagaacgaaaacgttgaaaccatcgttgtgcggtggaaatggaaactgtatcgggtccataaactgcataaattttattggcggcttgagatgcatttttgcctttatcgtagtagtactgtaaaatatgctgtattttctctttattttgctccatgtttgcgacggtataactcacgaacgacttagaAGAAACGACAaccaatcaaacacgtgttagcgcgtgaaatgagctttccaaaaagatatagcatgacccgatgcgacgaataaaactagaactacgcgctttcagcgccaactagcgaaaataccgcaagactattttgacaacctaatatataagtgatcaggatgacgagaaaagttgaaatccgggtgactgtctgtctgtcggcCGTACGTCCGTGCAagcgtaatcgaaccactgccacgcctacaaaacgccattaaccgaaaacctattaaGGCCCATAAGGAAGCACTAAATTGAGATATAATATGGTACAGGGGATCCCAGTAGCgggcaaaaatttttgaaaaagtgggtgtggcaccgccctctaataagtttaatgtacatatctactcAGCTACTACAACGAAATGTGCTTTTCGCAAATATTATACGAGCTCTTTCCGGCAGtgtaaaaatagatgaaatcggaagataacacTGTTCACTCTCCATATAAAGGTTCGGTTAAAAACtgaatcaataaataaaattaataactcctttaaagtatgccaccttatgaccaaaaacttCGCAAATGTAAACTCCAGTatgtagttgacttttgactgaaactatcggtcaatgtatgggattataattgaaattcagagagaaacctttcctgatagtagtcTGCATGTAGGCTAAAAATGTGTTGATTCGGgtaaatacttcccttagcctcTCTAAATATGTGAGTTACCTTAATTAAATTGAGAGAGAGGGTTTTTCTTTTAACGGTACATTTTTGTGCTTAGCGTGAATAAAATTGGGTGAAATCTCGCTCTAGATCATATATAACTAACAAGTCTTATCAACCTGAGAGTACTTCCCTAGCTTTGAccctggcaagttgcaagagtatgatcTGTTCGCTTACACCcgaaattatttcttatttgtttaaaagaaagttttgccaacacctgAAGGTATTATATTTCACCGGATTTGATATTTGCAAGATTGCAAGAGATACATATGTTCGGTTACTCCTGAACTTtg
This window harbors:
- the LOC126761495 gene encoding fibroin heavy chain isoform X19, which gives rise to MLPIRWAFVGIALLIAATNGATIASLDESVPESNYEVDNDQLDLDRSKRSGRGYMRGQTQSQYLNFGKPEQDGKAEAEANEHGSRTTVSGSHGMGQAQSQFSMGDCSDCASSPTYEYPAGSPDPLTYVGGSGRPDALRIIPGTAGTTTIGGPGAAGTLRQGGVLAPGGVQPSGPGGLGARGPTAGQQPGAGYGVGTVGQPVGPGGVGGIGRQPGAGYGVGTAGQPIGPGGVGGIGRQPGAGYGVGTAGQPIGPGGVGGIGRQPGAGYGVGTGGQPVGPGGIAGIGRQPGVGGQPIGPGPSTPGSDAGVQPGAIIRPGARPGTSYGPGIGQPTGTGGTGAGGGPQAGAIVRPGAIYGQPESVQPGGALGPGSGYGTGQIGGPRVEGATRPGQQIGGQVVHGGAYAPSAGLPTGQPGTGVVGSAADQRPGALVQGGPQITGQPTYTSVGGGLQPGQVGGLYVPQPGRQPAPPGGGIGGGAPPSGIYGPGIGTTVSSRPGGGIQQGVDLSSGQAYSPGLGPITGSRPQSGYAPGTTGIQTGGRPQPIGVQAPGVGIPSGSQIYGPSPIGQAPGSGQAGIPTGGVTRGQPTGPVVSTHPTGSYWQPGSGVSGIPSGPSGIYAPDVIGGPGAHPGAGYQPGVGYQQGAQLQPGAGYQPGASLLPGAGLQPGAGLQPGVGYQPQVSPQPGADAQPGAGLQPGVGTGIGYHPTAGYQPGSGQQPGAGLQPGTGYQPGAGYQPGTGYQPGAGYQPGAEQQPGAGLQPGTGYQQGAGYQSGAEQQPGAGLRPGTGYQPGAGYQPGAGYQPGAGYQPGTEQQPGAGLQPGPGYQPGAGYQPGAGYQPGAGYQPGAEQQPGVGLQPGVGYQPGAGYQAGAEQQPGAGLRPGTGYQPVAGYQPGAGYQPVAEQQPGAGLQPGTGYLPGAGYQPGAEQQPGAGLQPGTGYRPGAGAQPVGAGPAGTYPAVPQTVSTYGQVGGDGSGAQQGDIYGPGTLPGSGTFGPLGIPGTGATGVGGIGGAGVLPGGVSVGPSALAYPGAAVPGAGALGEYKEEGPGNLITASGAGGADDAFSQAESSISEGQAAASAQGKKNGGTAKTQVSGTYSATGTFSASASTSDSDRSANAQVSGNSDGAMSQSQGQGGAAQSQAQVQVNSKDGGTKASSQSGGVIHQSQSEVQANDKGGLADSQSSGPGQTSSQAQIGFRPNQDGSAPPTTGGGQASAQSGSHSGQSQSQIQGTSKFGVSYHGAAQSASGTKEQVASYREQNRELFHSISQFGNSDAVTDRVDTVYSGPSGTALTADGNALPDLELKSSKSVKEIVNANKVTDEDSTLNEDEEEEPYDEYDDEDEYYNENSKLDSQTGNKPESQSQYRTYTQNSPTQSQQAAVPNSPDKYLLVQNQNGRVQKYPFRSTTEMVPRGFRGTVNVEKKFHTKAVKSQPTDNDLDSAEEPATPTKHRTPDSYVTVTKSITGSMDNTKNPPQENKNFQSTYYTKSSTCGYFTFSCNIVYGANGRSKICRPKAPANGKC
- the LOC126761495 gene encoding fibroin heavy chain isoform X36, which gives rise to MLPIRWAFVGIALLIAATNGATIASLDESVPESNYEVDNDQLDLDRSKRSGRGYMRGQTQSQYLNFGKPEQDGKAEAEANEHGSRTTVSGSHGMGQAQSQFSMGDCSDCASSPTYEYPAGSPDPLTYVGGSGRPDALRIIPGTAGTTTIGGPGAAGTLRQGGVLAPGGVQPSGPGGLGARGPTAGQQPGAGYGVGTVGQPVGPGGVGGIGRQPGAGYGVGTAGQPIGPGGVGGIGRQPGAGYGVGTAGQPIGPGGVGGIGRQPGAGYGVGTGGQPVGPGGIAGIGRQPGVGGQPIGPGPSTPGSDAGVQPGAIIRPGARPGTSYGPGIGQPTGTGGTGAGGGPQAGAIVRPGAIYGQPESVQPGGALGPGSGYGTGQIGGPRVEGATRPGQQIGGQVVHGGAYAPSAGLPTGQPGTGVVGSAADQRPGALVQGGPQITGQPTYTSVGGGLQPGQVGGLYVPQPGRQPAPPGGGIGGGAPPSGIYGPGIGTTVSSRPGGGIQQGVDLSSGQAYSPGLGPITGSRPQSGYAPGTTGIQTGGRPQPIGVQAPGVGIPSGSQIYGPSPIGQAPGSGQAGIPTGGVTRGQPTGPVVSTHPTGSYWQPGSGVSGIPSGPSGIYAPDVIGGPGAHPGAGYQPGVGYQQGAQLQPGAGYQPGASLLPGAGLQPGAGLQPGVGYQPQVSPQPGADAQPGAGLQPGVGTGIGYHPTAGYQPGSGQQPGAGLQPGTGYQPGAGYQPGTGYQPGAGYQPGAEQQPGAGLQPGTGYQQGAGYQSGAEQQPGAGLRPGTGYQPGAGYQPGAGYQPGAGYQPGTEQQPGAGLQPGPGYQPGAGYQPGAGYQPGAGYQPVAEQQPGAGLQPGTGYLPGAGYQPGAEQQPGAGLQPGTGYRPGAGAQPVGAGPAGTYPAVPQTVSTYGQVGGDGSGAQQGDIYGPGTLPGSGTFGPLGIPGTGATGVGGIGGAGVLPGGVSVGPSALAYPGAAVPGAGALGEYKEEGPGNLITASGAGGADDAFSQAESSISEGQAAASAQGKKNGGTAKTQVSGTYSATGTFSASASTSDSDRSANAQVSGNSDGAMSQSQGQGGAAQSQAQVQVNSKDGGTKASSQSGGVIHQSQSEVQANDKGGLADSQSSGPGQTSSQAQIGFRPNQDGSAPPTTGGGQASAQSGSHSGQSQSQIQGTSKFGVSYHGAAQSASGTKEQVASYREQNRELFHSISQFGNSDAVTDRVDTVYSGPSGTALTADGNALPDLELKSSKSVKEIVNANKVTDEDSTLNEDEEEEPYDEYDDEDEYYNENSKLDSQTGNKPESQSQYRTYTQNSPTQSQQAAVPNSPDKYLLVQNQNGRVQKYPFRSTTEMVPRGFRGTVNVEKKFHTKAVKSQPTDNDLDSAEEPATPTKHRTPDSYVTVTKSITGSMDNTKNPPQENKNFQSTYYTKSSTCGYFTFSCNIVYGANGRSKICRPKAPANGKC